Part of the Fodinicola acaciae genome is shown below.
GTCAGCTCGACGGCATCCTCACCGAGGTGATCCTCGCGCCGTCCTTCGACGCCGAGGCGCTGGAACTGTTGGCGAAGAAGAAAAACTGTCGCCTGCTGATCGTGCCGGAGCGCAACGTCAAGCCGGTGGAGCTGCGGCAGGTCTCCGGCGGCATCCTGGCGCAGACCGCCGACCGGATCGACGCTCCCGGCGACGACCCGGCCAACTGGCAGCTGGCCACCGGCGAGCCGGTCGACGAGAAAACGTTGGCAGACCTGGCATTCGCGTGGCGCGCGATCCGCTCGGTGAAGTCCAACGCGATCCTGCTGGCCGCCGACCGGGCCGCTGTCGGCATCGGCATGGGACAGGTCAACCGGGTCGACTCGGCCCGGCTCGCGGTGTCGCGTGGCGGCGACCGCGTTGCCGGATCGGTGGCCGCCTCCGACGCGTTTTTCCCGTTCTCCGACGGTCTTCAGGTGCTGCTGGAGGCGGGCGTACGAGCGGTGGTGCAGCCCGGTGGATCGATCCGCGACGACGAGTCGATCCAGGCCGCCAAGGAGGCCGGCGTGCCGATGTATCTCACCGGGACCCGGCATTTCTTCCACTGACGACGCCGTGCTGTCCGGAGTGGACTGGTCACTGTCCACTCTGGACGGTGACAGCTGGACCGACTGTTCCTTTCTGCAGTCCGATCTTTCCGAGCTGACCGCGCGTCGGTGCGTGTTTTCCAGGTGCGACTTCACCGGCGTACGGTTCAACGGCTCGAAGTTCACCAGTTGTGCCTTTCTGCACTGCACTTTCCGCCGCTCGTCGCTGTTCGCGGCCGAGCTGGTCGACTGCAAGATGACCGGCTCGATCTTCGTGGAATGCTCGATGCGGCCGATGAAGGTCGACGGCGGCGACTGGCGTTACGTGGATCTGCGTGCCGCCGACCTGTCGCGCGCGGACCTGCGCGGTCTCAAGCTCGCCGAGGCCGACCTGTCCAAAGCCGACCTGCGCAAGGCGGACCTGCGTGACGCCGACCTGTCGTACGTGCGGGTCGAGGGCGTCAAGCTGGCCGGCGCCGACCTGCGCGGGGCCAAGCTCGACGGCGTACGGCTGGCCACCATCGACCTGCGGGACGTACGCATCGACATCATCCAGGCCGCACTGGTCGCGCAGGCCTACGGAGCGCACGTTAGTTAGAGTCCCAGGCGTGAGTGCGACGATTCTGGACGGCAAGGCGACCGCGGCTGCGATCCGCGGCGAGATCAAGGCGCGGGTGGCGGAGCTGGCGGCGACCGGCCGTACGCCCGGCCTCGGCACCATCCTGGTCGGCGACGACCCGGGATCGGCGGCGTACGTGGCCGGCAAGCACCGCGACTGCGCCGAGGTCGGCATCGCCAGCATCCGCGTCGATCTGCCTGGCACCGCGACCGAGGACGACATCAACGCGGCGGTCGACGCGCTCAACGAGGATCCGGCCTGCACCGGCTACATCGTCCAGCTGCCGCTGCCGGCCGGCGTCGACTCCAGCCGGGTGCTGGAGCGGGTCGACCCGGCCAAGGACGCCGACGGCCTGCATCCGACCAACCTCGGCCGGCTGGTGCTCGGCGCCGACGGACCGCTGCCGTGCACGCCGCGCGGCATCGTCGAGCTGCTCCGCCGCTATGACGTGGAGATCGCCGGCGCGCACGTCGTGGTCGTCGGTCGTGGAGTCACCGTCGGCCGGCCGCTTGGCCTGCTGCTGACACGCAAGTCGGAGAACGCCACCGTCACGCTCTGCCACACCGGCACGCGCGATCTCGCGTCGTACGTCCGGCAGGCCGACATCGTCGTCGCGGCGGCCGGAAACCCGGGCCTGGTCACCGCCGAGATGGTCAAGCCCGGCGCGGCGGTCCTGGATGTCGGCACGACCCGTGCGCCTGGCGAAGGT
Proteins encoded:
- a CDS encoding pentapeptide repeat-containing protein — its product is MLSGVDWSLSTLDGDSWTDCSFLQSDLSELTARRCVFSRCDFTGVRFNGSKFTSCAFLHCTFRRSSLFAAELVDCKMTGSIFVECSMRPMKVDGGDWRYVDLRAADLSRADLRGLKLAEADLSKADLRKADLRDADLSYVRVEGVKLAGADLRGAKLDGVRLATIDLRDVRIDIIQAALVAQAYGAHVS
- a CDS encoding bifunctional methylenetetrahydrofolate dehydrogenase/methenyltetrahydrofolate cyclohydrolase gives rise to the protein MSATILDGKATAAAIRGEIKARVAELAATGRTPGLGTILVGDDPGSAAYVAGKHRDCAEVGIASIRVDLPGTATEDDINAAVDALNEDPACTGYIVQLPLPAGVDSSRVLERVDPAKDADGLHPTNLGRLVLGADGPLPCTPRGIVELLRRYDVEIAGAHVVVVGRGVTVGRPLGLLLTRKSENATVTLCHTGTRDLASYVRQADIVVAAAGNPGLVTAEMVKPGAAVLDVGTTRAPGEGGKTRLIGDVTKDAYEVAGFVAPMPGGVGPMTRAMLLSNVVEAAEHGR